The genomic segment TTTGATTGAGACGACAATTGGAGGATGTGAGTGGTCcatttaaaaagacagagtgagaatGTGGAGGGGAAGAATAGCAGCATTGTGAGCTGGAGCCGGATAATGACTGCAGTTCACAGCTTGGAAGAGTGTAACCCTCAGCAGTAAAGAGCGTTTGAGCGTGACTCCAATATTCAACTTTTGATGCAATTTGGCATACAGTAGGTGTATTTATTAGTATGCAGCAACTGCAAGATAGCATTTTGATCATTTATCTCGCATGAAAGTGATTTCTTGTCCTTGGCATAAATGACACACGACACAAAGGAGACATATTTCCCTTAAGATAAAACCCTGTGCGGTTTACATTCTTTGTAATCTGTCTGCAAATGTAAGGTAAGAAAGGAAAATATATTCTTTCTGCTCTTTGAGACAAAtgtcaggaaataaaaaagcacattcCCAAATAGCTTTGTTAAAAGTATGTGTGAGAGAATCAATCAAGACTTTAAGGAGATCAATGGCAATTTCCATTTGATggaaacaatgttttgtttcccCACAACTTGAAAAAGTAAGGTAATTAAATAGAAAGGTTTGCTTTGACGTGCATAGTGATCGCCACAGTGCAACAAAATCTGgcaatcatgtttttaaaaaccaacatttaattcttttgatgtaaaaatacaatatgtttTTAAGGCATGAATTGTAATGTAGATCTATTGATATGCTTCTATCCTTCTGTCGATGACATATCAAATATCAAGTGTGGTCTTTTGTCTTAGGTCCCAtagattcattttaattatggGCCCTAAATTCAAGTGACTAATTATCAAATATCTTCTTGGTTTTTATAAAATTATGAGGGGCAACATCATGCTGTGGAGGTACAggtcagcagcagagacagggaGATTGAAGTCAAATACAGAGAAGTCTTTGAAGAAAGCATCTTCTGCGAGCTGAGACTTGGGTGACGATTCATGTATCTAAGCACAACAATGGCGTAAAGTCAACAGCAAAGACAAACCGGGGGTGACTCCAGGTCTTTAGCCCCTTTTACACTGTTCAATTCAAGGTGAGCTCATTTACCAACCTGCATCTTCATGATTGCATGAACACATCCAGAGTAAACAGGGAAAAGTGTGAGAGAACAATTAAAACACTCCTGAGGGAAAGTGTCCACGAGTACTTAATCATAGCTTAAAACATACATACttacacttttacattttatgagcATTGTAGAGAGTAAATAGAACATAAACAGGCATTTTTAACTGATCCCtataaaaagaaactgtgtggACAACTGCATGTAGGTGATAAGGCCACTACAGGGTTTGGGTGTCTTATCCAAGGACACCTTGGCATGTGGCTAGGAGaaactgggaatcaaaccagcAGCCCACAGCTGCCCCCGAGCCAGTGTTAGATGGGAAGTTAAATACCACACTCACATCTGTGCAGGAGACTAAATACGAAGCAGGTATCACTtaagataataataagaagaataagaaaTTAAACTGACTCTGTTCAATAGTAAATCCACAGCTAAACCTTACAAAGTGGCACCTTATGTCTCCCTTATTTAATCTTCACAAACACTGACTTGTAAAATATGACAAGTGGatatttaaaattctgtttttaatgaatatttGACTCTTTAACAtcaagaagagagaaaacagccaGTCATCAGTATGCAACTGAAAAAGCCACATGGTAATCAGTGAACGTGCTTTAGTATATTCCTAAAAAATGAATGCTCAACAAACCCAGCGTGTGCAGACACTACAAAATGTAAGATATTGAAAGACATCACTATCCTTTCAACAGCTGTTTACTGTGCTTTAGTCTGGGCCCCCACCTCCCAGCATCTCGTCCAGTGGCAGAGTCGATGTTTCATTTTAGATAAGAGACAATTATTGTACCACATCACTATCACTATCAGCAGAAATCTCAAACTGCACCACAGAATGCAATCTAGATACCATGTCCCTGTGCCCTTGGTGTTTAATGACATTTCTTTCTGTCCAGGAAAATAGAGGAAATCCATCAGAGTGAACGTTTGgaaatgtttgactgttttatttctttttgaacAGGGCCTAGGCTGGAAAATCGGGCCAGTGGTTGCTCAAGCAAAAACACTTCGACAGTACTAAAAGCTAATCCaaaaattgttgttgttatgacaACCAGACCTTTTCCCAAACTGGGTTTTGGGCACATTACCTGtttcatatacacacatataagAGACAATGCAATGTGAAGGTGTAAACGGTTTGTGACTGAATTTATTTTCAGGGCACATTTCCTGTATTGTGCATATCTGCACCTCTAAACACAGTGGATATGAAACCAGCTCCCACACCATTATTATTCACAGAGGCCAAGTATGaaattagtttcttttttgaCATCTTGACTGACAGCTCGACAAATGAGAAATCATTTACTGTGAACAGTGCAGTCGCCTGCTTTTGGCAGAGATGCCGTCTGTCTCGAAtggatgtgtgtgagagtgtgtgtgtgtgtgtgtgtgcctgtgtgttgaaatggttttaaaaaacacatttaatgtaagTCAGAGGCATCAAAACCACAAAGCAGGTCTGTCAGCCTCAAAGACAACATTTCcaatgtgaaaaatgttcacATGGTTATAGTTTTTTAATCTGTCAGTCGGGTGTGACAGTAGAAATAACTGACATTCAACTCAACATGAACATACAAACTTGTTATCCAATAAAAGATTTTACTTATTACAATAGTCTGAAATGCTGAGACACAGTGCAGCCATAGCATTGTTAGCCATCTGCCTATTTTTATACTCATACAATCTCTGTTATAGTCATAACACTTACCGATATCATAAGTAGTGAGCTTCATGCAGCCAACAGCTTAATATGTTGAAAGATAATGAAGCATGTGTTTAATTTCAACTTGCTACTGACATGTCATGTCAGGCTGAAACATTAAAGCTGCTATAACTCTGTCTTAAAATGAACTATCTCATGGTTGCCAGTGGATAAAAACATCGATCTTAGTATTGTGTGTAGATTTTCTGTACAAATTCAGATCACTTGTACAGATTTCTGTAGTAGCAGTCTGAGCATTTTATCATGTGTATATTCACATTCACCACAACTTTTAAACAAATATCCAGAAAATCTGCACTCTTTTTGTTTGcttaaaaaacttaaattaataaaataccGTATTTGCAGATACATTGTATATCAACTAAtgcattaatttatttgaatgcattttttACTCTAACCTTTACAAATTACTGACCACTTTGACATTAAGATGCATTTATAGTGTGATGCTGCCATCTACTGGCTGCAAATGTTTAAAGATGTTTCTGCTGTCTGATCGTTTCCTACTTGTCAGTAATTGGGTGTGTACAAAGCATTTCTCCAATCGGATCTGTAACCAACAGACGAATATGgaatttaaaaagctaaaagcaaAATAGCGTATTATTAGAGTAGCTAAGGATAACTATACCGTTTGGAATCAGAACTGAAGAGGTCATTTAAGTGAGGTATTACACCATGTGGCCATTTTTAGGATACACAAAGcgatttttctcttttacaaaTACCTTCTAATCAGGGAACAACAAGgcaaaaattaaatattcaacatGTTTCTTCTTTCAACAAAATCCTAACTATTTCTCATAGCTTTATGCACACTCTGTGTCACATACAACCATTGTCCATTCTGACACTTGCATGCCATCAGTGTCATATGAAGAATTTGGACAAGTAAGATAAAGGCACATATAGTATGGCTggcatatttaaaaatacattttcacatcatCTAGTTAGAACTAAAATAGAATGAGGAAATATAGTAAGTAAGGAAACCCATGGCCTGAATCATGATCGACTTGTCACTCAGTCCAAGAAAGGCTGCAGAGCCTATATACTGTCAAAACAAATACCGTTTTACATCTAATCTAACAATAGACCAGAGGCCACAAACCATTGTTTGCAGTTCTTAGAGGCTGTAGTGGTTCATCAAACCAGGTCAGAGTGCTATGCACCAACCAGGCAGCCTAACAGGACTGCCAACAAATAATTGTGCACAAATTATTAAACCTTACTActcactgcaaaacaaataaaaacagatgaatcttgcatgttatttattactttttagaTTTACAAGTTATTTCCACATCTTTTAAAAAAGGCTAACAACTCTGGTGTTACAGGAATTAATACACAATTAATGCAAACAGATGCATTTGTTGCACAGTTCAGAAACCTTTCAAATGTGCAGCCTACTGAATTTGTATCCAACTGTGTCACATCCAGGTCCCTAAAGAGAAGCACAAAATGCTGTGATCTAAACTGCAATAGGACAAAAAGATTAATTGCACTGCCAGCTGCAATTTCAGCGTGAATAATTGTGTAATTGTATCTTttgtgatgatgaatgtagagGGAAATGACAGCAGTAGAAAAAGTTTGCTGTATGTACTctatgtacaaacacacattcattctcTCACACCcaaacataacacaaaacacactcaacAACTCAACAATCAGGGAAATGGCAAACAGCCTCCGTATCACCCTTGAAAAAGAATTATTTAAGACAGACTTCAATCAACTGGAGACAGAGGTTGAAGATGAACAGGGAGGTAGATAGATACATGGGGGATAGACAGAACAGAAGTAGTGAGAGATCTTCCCTCTAGCTTATGATTctcgtttaaaaaaaaatgctcctTAAATCATAGAGGATCCAGATAATCTCATCTGTAATCTCAGTTAAAGTGCAGGAGTGGCGAGTGGCTCTGCCCTCTCCTGCCTCTCTGGGTTTTAGCTAGGTGCTGTCCTTAAAATGATGTTCAGGGCCCGCTCACTAAGTTCATTGTTTTGTTCTTGCTAATTGCTGCCGCAGCACTGGCTGCTGCGGCTCTGAGGAGCGGCTTCTTGTAGATCAACTCCTGTCCTGGTTCGTCCCCCTTGTCCAGCTCCACCCTGAGGATCGCTCTTCGGTAGTTTTTTTGctacaggcaaaaaaaaaatagatacaTGAAGAGTTTTATAACAATTGCCTGACTTAAGATTTCTGATGGGAGCAGGTGGGGTTCGTCACTCACCAATAGCCATGAAGATTTCACTGACATTCATCGCAGTCTTGGCTGAGGTCTCCATGAAGAGTAGGCTGTTGTCATCAGCGTATGATTGTGCCTCCTGAGGACACGTAGgtgaaaatatgaaacatttattattatgatataaTCAATAGAGTTTAATAAATGTAGAACTTGTATTTCTGAAAGCACTGTGGTGTAAAACATTCCTCCATATTTATGTCTTTTCGTACCTGAAGGTCGACAGCTCTCTTGTTCGCGATGTCTGCTTTGTTTCCAGCTAGAGCGATCACGATGTTAGGGCTGGCttgtctctgcagctccttcacCCAGTTCTTTGCTCGCACAAATGTATCCTAATCCAGCAGCAAACCTCATTAATATTGCTCCCAAACAGATAGTTCACATGAGAGCTATAGTTAACCTTACTGTGAAATTTTTATGTTTCAACatgtacaaaaatacatttagaggCTGACAAGTATCTAACATGAAGATATGACTTCACTAACACCCAGAGATCTATTTTTAAACTACATATAGTCAATTTCCAAACGTAGAACATGAGTAAGTAAGAAAAAGCTAACACACCTTCATATGCATTCAactattatattaataaaaatataaaaattaaactCTCTTACTAACAAGAGAGTCAACAGTGAACTAATATTCATAACAACAACGCTGTTGCTGCCGACTGATGAGGTTCTGTCAGTGAAACTTACTGCGTTGGTGATGTCATAGACCACAATGGCTGCCTGTGCTCCTCTGTAGTACATTGGAGCCAGGCTGTGGTAGCGTTCTTGACCTGCTGTGTCCCAGATCTCAAACTTCACAGTGGTCTCGTCCAGACAGACCGTCTGTGTGAGGAATGCAGctgaagagagcaggaaaagccacattaacatatatatatatatatatatatatatatatatatatatatatatatatatatatatatatatatatatatatatatatatattggtaTCTCACTGCattgttaattcattttaaattggaAGGTTTTGGCCATGAATCCCACAACCATGAAAAAGTTTTGAAATTaagcaaattaataaaaataaaaaaacttaaatttCTTATTCACAGAAGCATCCAGGCCCCTTGATATAATACTGCCTTtaggtctctccacagatgttctaTGTGGTGGTTTAAATCTGGGCTTTGACTTTGGCTGGGCCACTCACGAGTCAGAGACTTATCCAAGGCCCCTCTTGTCTGGTTCCTCTGATTGAACTGACTGAATTGATTCCAACTCTAGGATGAGTCCTCGTGGTTCTAGGCTTCTTCCATTTCATAATTATCGGGGTTTCTGTGCTCTAGGGAAAAcccaaagctttagaaatggttttataccATTGTGGCGATCTAGGCCCCATCACACAATGTTAAAATGAAGGTCTACAGAGAGTTCCTGTGACCTCATGGCTTGGCTTGAATGCCCATGTAGTTTGAAACTGACAGTCAATTTCTGTTACGTCCAGAAAAATTAAAACCAAGAGAATGCACCCAAGCTCATACTGTATAACTTCAATTTGAACGTCCACACTTGGGTTAAAGTGTCAGAAAAGCTAGGGGGACCTTTAAATTGACATAACATTTTTTACACCCTACTTATTTGATTTCAAAAtgtaacatatactgtatttctgtgctCCTTCCGAGCTTGATGCAAAATAAAACCTCTAACATGGAAAATATTAGTGTCTGTCTTCTTTTAGCGAACTAGCAAACACAGTATAAACAACAATCAGGTATCAATATACTTCAATATACATTTCTCTCCTACCTCCAATGGTACTCTCCTGGAACTCATGAAACTGGCCTTTGACGAACCGCAGCACTAAGCTGGACTTGCCAACTGCTGACTCCCCCAGTAATACCAGTTTGAACTGGCAGATTTTGTTGGCTGCTGTGGCACCATTTGGCCTAATCGATCCTCCACCGCGCCCAGCCATTGACAGAGACTGTTATAGATGAAAATGCAAGTTAAAAGGGCGTAATGACAAGGGCTGAGTCGGGACCCACAGGCACTGACGGTGAGTGTGGTTGGAGATAAAACTTCTGGTTTGAAGAACCGGATTGGAGGGACCCAGTTTAccttgaaaaacagaaacatgattacacattattacaattgtattaacattttttttaattaatgttattattccatttttaaattacacacagacGAGGTATACTGTTGGtgcttttctttatcatttcagAACTGCTAAATTTGGATGTGGTTGGATAAAACAGTAAGTCTGAAGTATCTGTAgaagtaattaattaaatatcttagatattttgctttccATCAACTCATCCATTAATCACTGAATTGATGCAACCCTACAGTAGCGAAATGATAAGCTTGAGGTCATTTAAAACgtttttattgtatgttttaaCACCAGAGAGCACCTACAGgtaaatctgtaaaatataGGACAACACATGTCCTATACTTTACAGGAAAAACACCAATTTCAGTATCAACCTTAAAAATCCCACATTAGTCGGCATGTAGAAAATTTAGTTAAAATAATTGAGCGTTTGAAGAACAACTCCTCTGTACAATAttgtaaaaaacacaggaatcaCAGTACAGTGTTTAGTTAAAAGTTGATCATATTATAAATCTACTTTAACACGCAGCTTACTGTGTAGCTGTAAAGTATCATATATCGTGGCAAACATCATAATCTAATAAACAAACTCTTAATTTTTATGTTActttgcagcacaaacacaacagcaagGCCCAAACAGACTGATATTGACTTAAATCAAACAACCGCACAGAACAAAAGTAATAGCTTAAAATACCTTCGAGGCTCAAGCTAACAGCAATGCTAGCATCGACTAACAAGAACGATTAttgaaaggaaacaaataacACGCTGGATTTCTTaccactgaaaaaaaaaacaatctccaCTCAACCCTGTGAAGTATGAGCTATATATGTGTTTTCCCTTTTAACTGCgttgtctccttttcttcccaaaaaacactttcagattcagaaaatgttttgcttcCGCCTTGTGTAAGTAAACCACTTCCTCGATCCGTGTGTCATGTGATGCACGTCACAACCAATCAAATGAGCGAACAGTCATACGTCATATGAAGCCAGCGCACTACTGCTGCCTGTTAATGAGTTGGTAGAAACACATAGACacaagtttttttattatttgcctAATAAATAACAAGTAGAGGAACCATTTCACATTCTTTACTCAAGTTAGGATATGAAGGATATGATCAACAATTTACTGAGACTActaaaaaactatttgtttaaGATAATATAGATTTTGTTACTCTTAACATAAATGTATAGCTCTAGTCTGGACTTCAGTCATTTCACTATCCTAACTGTTTTAGGGTTTTAAACTCTAATCACAATGGTGCGCACTGGTAGTCGATTGGTTACAGTGCATGAAGCTGAGGTCTTCTAggactatttttattttatctaagAAATTACTAAGAGCATAGgttgtaaattaaatacagGGAAGGGTATGCACCAGAACTAAAATCACAAACACTGGATAAGTTCAGAGCAATGCAACTGTGTCATTACtggttttattctttctctgtTTAGTGTTAAAAAGTAAGAATTAAATGTCCCccatcaaaaaacaaaacaaaagaatgtTTTGCAtgatattcatttatttgttgcaCAGGTCAAACCCGCAG from the Anabas testudineus chromosome 19, fAnaTes1.2, whole genome shotgun sequence genome contains:
- the LOC113156713 gene encoding ras-related protein Rab-5C-like; this encodes MAGRGGGSIRPNGATAANKICQFKLVLLGESAVGKSSLVLRFVKGQFHEFQESTIGAAFLTQTVCLDETTVKFEIWDTAGQERYHSLAPMYYRGAQAAIVVYDITNADTFVRAKNWVKELQRQASPNIVIALAGNKADIANKRAVDLQEAQSYADDNSLLFMETSAKTAMNVSEIFMAIAKKLPKSDPQGGAGQGGRTRTGVDLQEAAPQSRSSQCCGSN